In one Aeromicrobium erythreum genomic region, the following are encoded:
- a CDS encoding AMP-binding protein, which translates to MTSSNVSALVSAAARRSPEAVALVEHRGGRQERTWAQLDADVDAASRALSGVGLRAGHRVALVMANRIDLAVAYFGILRGGMVAVPVNPRSTEREIGRMLADSGARVVLCDESAVEQVRAAVADLDVLVVVDGTSPREGEVAFDRLLRDAPDVEPAAPRDEEAPAVVLYTSGTSGKPRGAILTHRALLANIEQTAAVEPPIVTPDDVVLGLLPMFHIYGLNAVLGQAVRQGARVVMVDGFDPAGLLRTIRDEGVTNVALAPPVVAAWAGRADLREHLAGVKHVLSGASTLDPELAAEFAASSGHVVEQGYGLTETAPVITATLASGRPDGVPPRPGSVGRPLPGVELRLVDTSGQDAEPGDPAEVWVRGRNLFSGYWPDGSDGPRDDGWYPTGDIGYLDDTGDLTLVDRVRELVIVSGFNVYPAEVELVVAELDDVAEVAVVGLPDEQTGEAVVAFVVAGDGAATDGLEARVLEHCSTRLARFKQPRQVVVVEGLPHSATGKVAKGRLRALARSQDLGLQAR; encoded by the coding sequence GTGACCTCCTCGAACGTGTCCGCGCTGGTCAGCGCCGCCGCGCGACGCTCGCCCGAGGCCGTGGCCCTCGTCGAGCACCGCGGCGGACGGCAGGAGCGGACGTGGGCACAGCTCGACGCCGACGTCGACGCCGCGTCCCGCGCGCTGAGCGGCGTCGGCCTGCGCGCCGGGCACCGCGTCGCGCTCGTGATGGCCAACCGGATCGACCTCGCCGTCGCCTACTTCGGGATCCTGCGCGGCGGGATGGTCGCCGTCCCGGTCAACCCGCGCTCGACCGAGCGCGAGATCGGCCGCATGCTGGCCGACTCCGGCGCGCGGGTCGTGCTGTGCGACGAGAGCGCCGTGGAGCAGGTGCGTGCCGCGGTGGCCGACCTCGACGTCCTCGTCGTCGTCGACGGCACCTCGCCACGCGAGGGCGAGGTCGCGTTCGACCGTCTCCTGCGCGACGCCCCCGACGTGGAGCCGGCCGCGCCCCGCGACGAGGAGGCGCCGGCGGTCGTGCTCTACACGTCGGGCACGAGCGGCAAGCCGCGGGGCGCGATCCTGACGCACCGTGCCCTGCTCGCCAACATCGAGCAGACCGCAGCGGTCGAGCCGCCGATCGTCACGCCCGACGACGTCGTGCTCGGGCTGCTGCCCATGTTCCACATCTACGGGCTGAACGCCGTGCTCGGCCAAGCTGTGCGGCAGGGCGCGCGGGTCGTCATGGTCGACGGCTTCGACCCGGCCGGCCTGTTGCGCACGATCCGCGACGAGGGGGTCACGAACGTGGCCCTCGCCCCGCCGGTGGTCGCCGCGTGGGCGGGCCGCGCCGACCTGCGCGAGCACCTCGCCGGCGTCAAGCACGTGCTGAGCGGTGCCTCCACGCTCGACCCCGAGCTCGCCGCGGAGTTCGCGGCGTCGTCGGGGCACGTCGTCGAGCAGGGCTACGGGCTCACCGAGACCGCCCCCGTCATCACCGCGACGCTCGCGTCGGGCCGCCCGGACGGCGTGCCCCCGCGGCCCGGCTCCGTCGGACGTCCGCTGCCGGGCGTCGAGCTGCGCCTCGTCGACACCAGCGGGCAGGACGCCGAGCCCGGTGACCCGGCCGAGGTGTGGGTGCGCGGACGCAACCTCTTCTCCGGCTACTGGCCCGACGGGTCCGACGGTCCGCGCGACGACGGCTGGTACCCGACGGGCGACATCGGCTACCTCGACGACACCGGCGACCTCACGCTGGTCGACCGGGTCCGTGAGCTCGTGATCGTGTCGGGTTTCAACGTCTACCCGGCCGAGGTCGAGCTCGTGGTCGCCGAGCTCGACGACGTCGCCGAGGTGGCGGTCGTCGGTCTCCCGGACGAGCAGACCGGCGAGGCGGTCGTGGCGTTCGTCGTCGCCGGGGACGGTGCAGCCACGGACGGTCTCGAGGCCCGGGTGCTGGAGCACTGCTCCACGCGACTGGCCCGGTTCAAGCAGCCGCGCCAGGTCGTCGTGGTCGAGGGGCTGCCGCACTCCGCCACCGGCAAGGTCGCCAAGGGTCGGCTGCGGGCGCTGGCGCGCAGCCAGGACCTCGGCCTCCAGGCCCGATGA
- a CDS encoding glutaredoxin family protein yields MSLFRRRAGASDDVPSAPGSAGHAPAVPHAHDARVVVYSRAGCHLCEAAEAEVERVCAEQGSDWARVDVDTDPELVRLFHAMVPVVFVDGRQHDFFRVTPGRLVAALDRPAR; encoded by the coding sequence ATGAGCCTGTTCCGTCGCCGCGCCGGGGCGTCCGACGACGTGCCGTCGGCCCCCGGTTCCGCCGGGCACGCCCCTGCCGTGCCGCACGCTCACGACGCCCGGGTGGTCGTGTACAGCCGCGCCGGCTGCCACCTGTGCGAGGCGGCCGAGGCGGAGGTCGAGCGGGTCTGCGCCGAGCAGGGCAGCGACTGGGCACGGGTCGACGTCGACACCGACCCCGAGCTCGTGCGCCTCTTCCACGCGATGGTGCCGGTGGTGTTCGTCGACGGCCGTCAGCACGACTTCTTCCGCGTGACGCCGGGCCGGCTGGTCGCGGCACTCGACCGCCCTGCACGCTGA
- a CDS encoding redox-sensing transcriptional repressor Rex has product MTLLRETPTGTPDPAAASATRDVPDATLARLPLYLRVLQTFADAGAATCSSVELAEAAGVNPAKVRKDLSHLGSYGTRGVGYDVEYLQYQIARGLGQTQTWDVVIVGAGNLGSALSTYGGFAPRGIRVAAVLDTDPSRVGSTVGDVEVRPLDVLDAVVAEHAIAIAVVAVPGEAAQEVADRLVAAGVTSILNFAPAVLQVPPHVQVRKVDLSVELQILAYHEQRKAETA; this is encoded by the coding sequence GTGACCCTTCTGCGCGAGACCCCGACCGGGACCCCCGATCCCGCGGCGGCATCGGCGACCCGCGACGTCCCTGACGCGACGCTCGCCCGCCTGCCGCTGTACCTGCGGGTGCTGCAGACGTTCGCCGACGCGGGTGCCGCGACCTGCTCGTCGGTCGAGCTGGCCGAGGCCGCGGGCGTGAACCCCGCGAAGGTGCGCAAGGACCTCTCCCACCTCGGCTCCTACGGCACCCGCGGAGTCGGCTACGACGTCGAGTACCTGCAGTACCAGATCGCGCGGGGCCTCGGGCAGACGCAGACGTGGGACGTCGTCATCGTCGGCGCCGGCAACCTCGGCTCGGCCCTCTCGACCTACGGCGGCTTCGCGCCGCGCGGCATCCGCGTGGCGGCCGTCCTCGACACCGACCCGTCCCGCGTGGGCAGCACGGTCGGCGACGTCGAGGTGCGTCCGCTCGACGTGCTCGACGCCGTCGTCGCGGAGCACGCCATCGCGATCGCCGTGGTCGCGGTGCCCGGCGAGGCCGCGCAGGAGGTCGCCGACCGGCTCGTCGCCGCCGGTGTCACGAGCATCCTCAACTTCGCACCTGCCGTGCTGCAGGTGCCGCCCCACGTGCAGGTGCGCAAGGTCGACCTCTCGGTCGAGCTGCAGATCCTCGCGTACCACGAGCAGCGGAAGGCGGAGACGGCATGA